The proteins below come from a single Ruegeria sp. SCSIO 43209 genomic window:
- a CDS encoding peptidoglycan -binding protein, protein MALSRRTGQRFSGSVWPGFVDAMTGLLMVLTFVLTIFMVVQFVLRETISGQEDELTALSDEIAALAGALGLEERENSRLQARLGNLNATLNQVEDDLAQAQTRITDFEAQVAALLADQARAQGDIAALETQRDELLNEQDALNLALAQSRQEIDAQAEAARLAAARREALEALVAELETSEDAQAAQISELEQQLTEEEAARLAEAAAAEALRDRLQNADAELTAMTLALEAQRKEAEDTLTLLAAAQAAKAELERQFGEINAEELRAQLQAALDAQTQAQANAAEQRSLAEERAALLALAREALASEQEISTEAQRQTALLNQQMAALRSQLGSLQALLDDYEERNTAAEIQIQTLGQDLNAALARAASEERRRRLLEEAERIRLEAEAEKLAGQNQELAAQAEDLQRYRSEFFGRLRDVLGDQDGVRIEGDRFVFSSEVLFATGSANLSAEGRQEVAKVANILRSVAAEIPEGLNWVIRVDGHTDNVPLAGSGRYRDNWELSQGRALSVVRYMVDALGIPPDRLAANGFGEFQPVNPADTPEARAQNRRIELKLTER, encoded by the coding sequence ATGGCGCTGTCCCGCCGCACAGGTCAACGATTCTCGGGCTCGGTCTGGCCCGGCTTCGTGGATGCGATGACGGGATTGTTGATGGTGCTGACCTTTGTACTGACCATCTTCATGGTCGTGCAATTTGTGCTGCGCGAAACGATTTCGGGGCAAGAGGATGAACTGACGGCCCTATCCGACGAAATCGCCGCGCTGGCCGGGGCGCTGGGGCTGGAAGAGCGGGAAAACAGCCGTCTTCAAGCGCGTCTTGGGAACTTGAATGCAACGCTTAATCAGGTCGAAGACGATCTGGCGCAGGCACAAACCCGCATAACCGACTTTGAAGCACAGGTCGCGGCTTTGCTGGCTGATCAGGCGCGTGCGCAGGGGGATATCGCCGCGCTAGAAACGCAACGCGATGAGTTGCTAAATGAACAAGATGCCTTGAATTTGGCACTTGCTCAAAGCAGACAAGAAATCGACGCACAGGCCGAAGCCGCCCGCCTTGCCGCGGCTCGACGCGAAGCACTTGAAGCTCTCGTCGCCGAACTTGAAACCAGCGAAGATGCACAGGCAGCTCAGATATCCGAGCTAGAACAGCAACTGACCGAGGAAGAGGCCGCGCGTCTGGCCGAAGCCGCCGCTGCTGAGGCGTTGCGTGATCGATTGCAGAATGCAGATGCTGAACTGACAGCGATGACCTTGGCGCTGGAAGCGCAGCGAAAGGAAGCCGAGGACACTCTGACTTTGCTGGCTGCGGCACAGGCTGCCAAGGCAGAGCTTGAGCGCCAGTTTGGTGAGATCAATGCCGAAGAACTGAGGGCACAATTGCAAGCCGCATTGGATGCCCAAACCCAGGCGCAAGCAAATGCAGCCGAACAGAGGTCGCTGGCCGAGGAGCGCGCGGCGCTGCTGGCGCTCGCCCGAGAGGCGCTTGCATCGGAACAGGAAATCTCGACCGAAGCGCAACGTCAGACCGCGCTGCTTAATCAGCAGATGGCAGCCTTGCGCAGCCAGTTGGGATCGCTGCAGGCTTTGTTAGACGATTACGAAGAACGTAATACCGCCGCCGAGATCCAGATACAGACGCTGGGCCAGGATCTGAATGCCGCTCTAGCGCGCGCAGCCTCGGAAGAACGCCGTCGCCGACTGCTGGAAGAGGCTGAACGTATTCGGCTGGAAGCCGAGGCCGAGAAACTGGCGGGCCAAAATCAGGAACTAGCCGCACAGGCCGAGGATTTGCAGCGCTATCGCTCGGAATTCTTCGGGCGACTGCGCGATGTGCTGGGTGATCAGGATGGCGTGCGCATTGAAGGTGACCGTTTCGTGTTCTCGTCTGAGGTGTTGTTTGCCACCGGGTCCGCAAACCTGTCTGCGGAAGGTCGTCAGGAGGTTGCCAAAGTTGCCAATATCCTGCGAAGCGTTGCCGCCGAAATACCCGAGGGGCTGAACTGGGTCATCCGTGTCGATGGGCATACCGATAATGTGCCACTTGCAGGCAGCGGACGATATCGCGACAACTGGGAGCTCAGCCAGGGCCGTGCCCTTTCTGTGGTGCGCTACATGGTTGATGCGCTGGGCATTCCACCTGATCGTTTGGCGGCAAACGGGTTCGGAGAATTCCAGCCCGTTAATCCCGCCGACACACCCGAGGCGCGCGCCCAAAACCGTCGGATCGAGTTGAAGCTGACAGAGCGATAA
- a CDS encoding biopolymer transporter ExbB gives MAQAQQGVRPHFSQPIRQILMMLIAIGLSGLGVFMALPYVLPVIQANLYLNGFILLVFVIGVAACFLQVTQLIGSVRWIEAFAGGVERDDVRPPQLLAPLASLLRERGARSQISSSSTRSILDSVAERVEEEREITRYITNVLIYLGLLGTFFGLATTVPAIVDTIRSLNPQEGEEGLAVFNRLMTGLEAQLQGMGVAFGSSLLGLAGSLIVGLLELFAGHGQNRFYRELEEWLSSITRVGFAAGDEGGAELAVLTPVLDAMSEQMDALQDMFSAQEADRTDVSAKLGQLVDVIGEMNQRQAQTEGVTAALERVALGQDALLDHMREHGAGEGIDAESRMRLRSMDVQLLRILEEISAGRQDSMNELRKDFELLVKALTLPRGAVRTPPEGE, from the coding sequence ATGGCGCAGGCACAACAGGGCGTGAGACCACATTTCTCACAACCGATCCGTCAGATTTTGATGATGCTGATCGCAATAGGGCTGTCAGGACTTGGCGTGTTCATGGCGTTGCCATATGTACTGCCGGTTATTCAGGCCAATCTGTATCTTAACGGGTTCATTTTGCTGGTCTTTGTCATCGGTGTCGCTGCCTGTTTTCTGCAGGTCACACAGCTGATCGGATCGGTTCGTTGGATCGAAGCCTTTGCCGGAGGGGTCGAACGTGACGATGTGCGCCCGCCGCAACTGCTTGCCCCACTGGCGTCGTTGTTGAGGGAACGCGGGGCGCGGTCTCAGATCAGCTCTAGCTCTACCCGATCGATCCTCGATTCCGTCGCCGAACGGGTCGAAGAAGAGCGCGAGATCACCCGCTACATCACCAACGTGCTGATCTACCTTGGCCTACTGGGGACATTTTTTGGTTTGGCCACCACTGTCCCCGCCATCGTTGATACGATCCGCAGCCTGAACCCGCAGGAAGGTGAAGAAGGTCTGGCCGTCTTCAACCGTCTGATGACAGGATTGGAAGCGCAGCTGCAGGGCATGGGCGTTGCTTTTGGGTCGTCATTGCTGGGTCTGGCCGGATCCTTGATCGTCGGTTTGCTGGAACTATTCGCGGGCCATGGCCAGAACCGGTTCTATCGCGAATTGGAAGAATGGTTGTCCTCAATCACCCGCGTTGGCTTTGCTGCGGGCGATGAGGGCGGCGCGGAACTGGCCGTGCTGACCCCAGTACTGGATGCCATGTCCGAGCAGATGGATGCACTGCAGGATATGTTCTCGGCGCAAGAGGCTGATCGGACGGACGTATCAGCCAAGCTGGGGCAATTGGTCGATGTCATCGGGGAAATGAACCAGCGTCAGGCCCAGACCGAAGGTGTTACGGCTGCGCTTGAACGTGTGGCGCTGGGGCAGGACGCGTTGCTTGATCACATGCGCGAACATGGCGCGGGCGAGGGGATCGATGCGGAAAGCCGCATGCGCCTGCGGTCGATGGATGTTCAGTTGCTGCGTATACTCGAAGAAATCTCCGCTGGTCGTCAGGACAGCATGAACGAACTGCGCAAGGATTTTGAGCTACTGGTCAAAGCATTGACCTTGCCACGGGGCGCCGTACGTACGCCGCCAGAAGGAGAGTAA
- a CDS encoding F0F1 ATP synthase subunit gamma, protein MPNLKDLKNRIESVKSTRKITKAMQMVAAAKLRRAQESAEASRPYAERFNAVMAGLAASVGGSDSAPKLLRGTGSDDVHLLVVMTAERGLCGGFNSNIAKLARQKADELRAKGKTVKVLTVGKKGRDALKRDFSDLFVGHIDLSEVKRLGYSNAQDIAKDVLSRFDGGEFDVATIFYSKFVNVVTQIPTAQQVIPASFEDEATGDDSGAVFDYEPSEEAILADLLPKGVATAIFSALLENGASEQGARMSAMDNATRNAGEMIDKLTIQFNRSRQAVITNELIEIISGAEAL, encoded by the coding sequence ATGCCAAATCTTAAGGACCTTAAAAACAGGATCGAGTCGGTCAAATCGACCCGCAAGATCACCAAGGCCATGCAGATGGTCGCGGCTGCAAAACTGCGTCGCGCCCAGGAATCTGCCGAAGCCTCGCGTCCCTATGCCGAGCGGTTCAATGCCGTGATGGCGGGGCTGGCGGCTTCGGTCGGGGGCAGCGACAGCGCCCCCAAGCTGCTCCGTGGCACGGGCAGTGATGATGTCCATCTGCTGGTTGTCATGACAGCTGAACGCGGCCTGTGTGGCGGCTTCAACTCGAACATCGCCAAGCTCGCTCGCCAAAAGGCGGACGAGTTGCGCGCCAAAGGTAAGACGGTCAAGGTTTTGACCGTCGGCAAAAAAGGCCGCGACGCGCTCAAGCGTGATTTTAGCGATCTGTTCGTTGGACATATCGACCTGAGCGAGGTCAAGCGTCTGGGGTATTCCAACGCGCAAGACATCGCCAAGGACGTCCTGTCTCGTTTCGACGGGGGTGAGTTCGACGTTGCCACGATCTTCTACTCGAAGTTCGTCAACGTTGTGACCCAGATCCCGACGGCACAGCAGGTCATCCCCGCCTCGTTCGAAGACGAAGCGACGGGTGACGACAGCGGTGCGGTATTCGACTACGAGCCCAGCGAAGAGGCCATCCTGGCCGACCTGCTGCCCAAGGGGGTTGCCACCGCGATCTTCTCGGCTCTGCTCGAAAACGGAGCGTCTGAACAGGGTGCACGGATGTCCGCAATGGACAACGCGACACGCAACGCGGGTGAGATGATCGACAAGCTGACGATCCAGTTCAACCGCTCGCGTCAGGCCGTGATCACCAACGAGCTGATTGAAATTATTTCCGGCGCCGAAGCGCTGTAG
- the gloB gene encoding hydroxyacylglutathione hydrolase, producing the protein MPLEIVTIPCLSDNYAFLAHDPASGETALIDAPEAAPILAELDSRGWQLSHVLLTHHHWDHVDGLGDILAKQPARVIGAKADEHRLPKLDQAVVEGDTFYIGGEPVEVLDVSGHTIGHIAFYMPQTGVVFTADSLMALGCGRLFEGTPAQMWASLSKLAALPDETIVCSGHEYTQANAKFALTIDPDNPALLDRVADINRARAAGEPTVPSLLGLEKATNPFLRATDPAIQAHLGMENSDPVSVFAEIRAQKDSF; encoded by the coding sequence ATGCCTCTTGAGATCGTTACCATTCCTTGCCTCAGCGATAATTACGCCTTTCTCGCCCATGATCCGGCCAGCGGTGAGACTGCCTTGATCGATGCGCCAGAGGCAGCTCCGATTCTGGCTGAACTGGATTCGCGCGGCTGGCAGCTAAGCCATGTGTTGCTGACCCATCATCATTGGGATCATGTGGACGGGCTGGGCGACATTCTGGCGAAACAGCCCGCGCGTGTGATCGGCGCAAAAGCAGATGAGCATCGGTTGCCAAAACTCGATCAGGCGGTGGTTGAGGGTGACACATTTTATATCGGCGGTGAGCCGGTCGAGGTTCTTGATGTGTCCGGTCATACAATTGGGCACATTGCATTCTACATGCCCCAAACTGGCGTTGTATTCACCGCTGACAGCCTGATGGCGCTGGGATGTGGGCGATTGTTCGAGGGCACGCCTGCGCAAATGTGGGCCTCTCTCAGCAAGTTGGCGGCCCTGCCCGATGAAACAATCGTGTGCTCAGGCCACGAATACACACAGGCAAACGCCAAGTTCGCCCTGACCATCGATCCCGACAACCCAGCCTTGCTTGACCGCGTGGCCGATATTAATCGCGCCCGCGCTGCTGGAGAACCTACTGTGCCTTCGCTTTTAGGCCTGGAAAAGGCGACAAATCCGTTTCTAAGGGCCACTGATCCGGCGATTCAGGCCCATCTGGGCATGGAAAACTCTGATCCCGTGTCCGTATTCGCCGAAATTCGAGCCCAAAAAGACAGCTTTTAA
- a CDS encoding F0F1 ATP synthase subunit delta, with protein sequence MSEPASISTGIAERYATAIFEIAKENNDLAGLESGINDLAAALGDSAELRDLIASPLVSRAEQESAITAVADKMGLHAILRNTLGLMAQKRRLFVVPQLVQVLRDMLADERGEVTADVASAKALTKTQMDKLSKTLSERVGKTVTINATVDESLIGGLVVKVGSKMIDSSIRSKLNSLQNAMKEVG encoded by the coding sequence GTGTCCGAACCAGCTTCGATTTCCACTGGCATCGCCGAGCGCTATGCCACCGCGATCTTCGAGATCGCCAAAGAGAATAATGACCTTGCAGGTCTGGAAAGCGGAATCAACGATCTGGCAGCCGCATTGGGTGATAGCGCAGAATTGCGCGACCTGATCGCATCGCCTTTGGTTTCGCGCGCCGAACAGGAAAGCGCAATCACTGCTGTTGCTGACAAGATGGGCCTACATGCCATCCTGCGCAATACGTTGGGTCTGATGGCGCAGAAACGTCGTCTGTTCGTTGTACCGCAACTGGTGCAGGTTCTGCGCGACATGCTGGCTGACGAGCGTGGCGAGGTGACCGCCGATGTCGCCTCGGCCAAGGCGCTCACCAAGACCCAAATGGATAAACTGTCCAAGACGCTGTCCGAGCGTGTGGGCAAGACCGTGACAATCAATGCGACCGTTGATGAAAGCCTCATCGGCGGTCTTGTCGTTAAAGTGGGCTCGAAAATGATCGATAGCTCGATCCGTTCGAAGCTGAACTCCCTACAGAATGCAATGAAAGAGGTCGGATAA
- a CDS encoding class I SAM-dependent methyltransferase: MHLDVQDLRNFYYRSTLGRAAQAAIRGRLADLWPEAKGQTVVGFGFAVPLLRPYLKDARRVIGLMPGPQGVMPWPAGMPNVSVLTEETMWPIETGHVDKLVVMHGLETSNRPSQLLEECWRVLGPGGRVLFVVPNRAGLWSRSDRTPFGFGQPYSTTQLENQLRAHHFVPENHCSALYLPPSFRRFWLKSGSLIEKTGQRIPTVMAGGVLMVEASKLIRPPSGSVTKDTAKRPIKALDGLLKPA, from the coding sequence ATGCATCTTGATGTGCAGGATCTGAGGAATTTCTACTATCGCAGCACCCTGGGTCGCGCGGCCCAGGCAGCGATCCGTGGTCGGTTGGCGGATCTTTGGCCCGAAGCCAAAGGGCAAACTGTGGTCGGATTTGGTTTTGCCGTACCTTTATTGCGGCCTTACCTCAAAGATGCGCGTCGTGTGATTGGTCTTATGCCTGGTCCGCAGGGTGTAATGCCATGGCCTGCGGGGATGCCCAATGTTTCCGTTCTGACCGAAGAGACGATGTGGCCAATCGAAACTGGCCATGTGGATAAACTCGTGGTGATGCATGGTTTGGAAACTTCAAACCGACCCAGCCAATTGCTGGAAGAATGCTGGCGCGTTCTGGGGCCCGGAGGGCGTGTGCTATTTGTCGTACCGAACCGGGCCGGGCTTTGGTCGCGCTCAGACCGGACGCCGTTTGGCTTTGGGCAGCCCTATTCAACGACCCAATTGGAAAACCAATTGCGAGCGCACCACTTCGTCCCTGAAAACCATTGCTCGGCGCTTTACCTGCCGCCATCGTTCCGTCGGTTCTGGCTAAAATCAGGTAGCCTGATCGAGAAGACTGGACAACGCATCCCAACCGTCATGGCCGGAGGCGTGCTTATGGTTGAGGCCAGTAAACTCATTCGCCCGCCTAGCGGAAGCGTTACCAAAGACACAGCGAAGCGCCCGATCAAAGCGTTGGATGGTTTGTTAAAGCCTGCGTGA
- a CDS encoding gamma-glutamylcyclotransferase, whose translation MTMWVFGYGSLLWNPGFPVARSERAKLHGYARSFCMRSIHHRGTEEDPGLVLALDEQPDAHCTGLALAVEAGHEERTLAELRERELISSAYLERMLDVHLDCGQIVNAVTYVIDAHHVQYCGGLPLEEQAQIIAHAVGGRGPNTEYLYNTASHLTEIGLHDPDLEWLSQRVRTISA comes from the coding sequence ATGACGATGTGGGTATTCGGATATGGATCGCTGCTGTGGAACCCGGGCTTTCCGGTGGCACGCAGCGAACGCGCTAAGTTGCACGGATATGCGCGGTCGTTTTGCATGCGCTCTATCCACCATCGCGGCACGGAAGAAGACCCCGGTTTGGTATTGGCGCTGGACGAACAGCCAGACGCGCATTGCACTGGATTGGCGCTTGCTGTCGAGGCAGGTCACGAAGAGCGCACTTTGGCTGAATTGCGTGAGCGTGAGCTGATCTCGTCAGCCTATCTGGAGCGGATGCTGGACGTGCATCTGGACTGCGGGCAGATCGTAAATGCAGTGACTTACGTCATCGATGCTCACCACGTTCAGTATTGCGGCGGTCTTCCATTGGAAGAGCAGGCCCAGATCATCGCCCACGCGGTTGGCGGACGTGGGCCAAATACCGAATATCTCTACAATACTGCCTCGCACTTGACCGAGATCGGACTGCACGACCCTGATCTTGAGTGGTTGTCGCAACGGGTGCGGACAATCAGCGCATAA
- the atpA gene encoding F0F1 ATP synthase subunit alpha: MGIQAAEISAILKDQIKNFGQEAEVAEIGRVLSVGDGIARVYGLDNVQAGEMVEFPGGIMGMALNLESDNVGVVIFGSDRDIKEGDTVKRTNSIVDVPIGDELLGRVVDGLGNPLDGKGPINATKRGVADVKAPGIIPRKSVHEPMATGLKSVDAMIPIGRGQRELIIGDRQTGKTAVALDAILNQKVYNDAAGDDESKKLYCVYVAIGQKRSTVAQLVKKLEESGAIDYSIVVAATASDPAPMQFLAPYAATAMAEYFRDNGRHALIIYDDLSKQAVSYRQMSLLLRRPPGREAYPGDVFYLHSRLLERSAKLNEDFGAGSLTALPVIETQGGDVSAFIPTNVISITDGQIFLETELFYQGIRPAVNTGLSVSRVGSSAQTNSMKSVAGPVKLELAQYREMAAFAQFGSDLDAATQQLLNRGARLTELMKQPQYSPLTNAEIVCVIFAGTNGYLDKIDVSDVGRYEAGLLAHLRGKHADLLQWITDEDPKIKGDASDKIKAALDEYAATFA; this comes from the coding sequence ATGGGAATCCAAGCTGCAGAGATTTCTGCAATCCTGAAGGACCAGATCAAGAACTTTGGTCAGGAAGCCGAAGTGGCCGAGATCGGCCGCGTGCTGAGCGTCGGTGACGGGATTGCCCGTGTATACGGCCTGGACAATGTGCAAGCCGGTGAGATGGTCGAATTCCCCGGCGGCATCATGGGTATGGCGCTGAACCTGGAAAGCGACAACGTCGGTGTTGTTATCTTCGGTTCCGACCGTGACATCAAAGAAGGTGACACTGTTAAGCGCACCAACTCGATCGTGGACGTTCCGATCGGTGACGAGCTGCTGGGCCGCGTTGTTGACGGTCTGGGCAACCCGCTGGACGGCAAAGGCCCGATCAACGCGACCAAGCGTGGCGTTGCAGACGTTAAAGCGCCGGGCATCATTCCGCGTAAATCGGTTCACGAGCCGATGGCAACCGGCCTGAAATCGGTTGACGCAATGATCCCAATCGGCCGTGGCCAGCGTGAGCTGATCATTGGTGACCGTCAGACCGGTAAAACCGCCGTTGCTCTGGACGCGATCCTGAACCAGAAAGTCTACAACGACGCAGCAGGCGACGACGAGTCGAAGAAGCTGTACTGCGTGTACGTTGCGATCGGTCAAAAGCGTTCGACCGTTGCTCAGCTGGTGAAGAAACTGGAAGAGTCCGGTGCGATCGACTACTCGATCGTTGTGGCGGCAACCGCGTCCGACCCGGCACCGATGCAGTTCCTGGCACCTTACGCCGCGACCGCGATGGCTGAATACTTCCGCGACAACGGCCGCCACGCGCTGATCATCTATGATGACCTGTCGAAGCAGGCTGTGTCCTATCGTCAGATGTCGCTGCTGCTGCGCCGTCCGCCCGGACGTGAAGCCTATCCTGGCGACGTTTTCTACCTCCACTCGCGTCTGTTGGAACGTTCGGCAAAGCTGAACGAAGACTTCGGTGCGGGCTCGCTGACCGCTCTGCCGGTTATCGAAACTCAAGGTGGTGACGTTTCGGCGTTTATTCCGACCAACGTGATCTCGATCACCGACGGCCAGATCTTCCTGGAAACCGAACTGTTCTACCAAGGCATCCGCCCTGCCGTGAACACCGGTCTGTCGGTTTCGCGTGTGGGCTCCTCGGCTCAGACCAACTCGATGAAGTCGGTTGCCGGTCCGGTTAAGCTGGAGCTGGCTCAGTACCGCGAAATGGCTGCCTTTGCGCAGTTTGGTTCTGACCTCGACGCCGCGACCCAGCAGCTGCTGAACCGTGGTGCGCGTCTGACCGAGCTGATGAAACAGCCGCAGTACTCGCCGCTGACCAACGCTGAAATCGTCTGCGTAATCTTCGCCGGTACCAACGGTTACCTCGACAAGATCGACGTGTCCGATGTTGGCCGCTATGAGGCTGGCCTGCTGGCGCACCTGCGTGGCAAGCACGCGGATCTGCTTCAGTGGATCACGGACGAAGATCCCAAGATCAAGGGTGACGCTTCCGACAAGATCAAGGCTGCGCTGGACGAATACGCCGCAACCTTCGCTTAA
- the clpA gene encoding ATP-dependent Clp protease ATP-binding subunit ClpA has translation MPSFSSTLEQAIHAALAAANERRHEFATLEHLLLALLEEPDAVRVMKACSVDLDELRSTLVEFIDEDLSNLVTDIDGSEAVPTAAFQRVIQRAAIHVQSSGRTEVTGANVLVAIFAERESNAAYFLQEQDMTRYDAVNFIAHGVAKDPAYGENRPVTGADEAEEEAQTTSGDAEQKESALGKYCVDLNAKSRAGDVDPLIGRSDEVERCIQVLCRRRKNNPLLVGDPGVGKTAIAEGLAHKIVAGEAPDVLSETTIYSLDMGALLAGTRYRGDFEERLKAVVTELEEHPDAVLFIDEIHTVIGAGATSGGAMDASNLLKPALQGGKLRTMGSTTYKEFRQHFEKDRALSRRFQKIDVNEPSVEDSVKILRGLKPYFEEHHSIKYTADAIKTAVELSARYINDRKLPDKAIDVIDEAGAAQHLLAESKRRKTIGVKEIEAVVAKIARIPPKNVTKDDAEVLKDLETSLKRVVFGQDEAIEALSSAIKLARAGLREPEKPIGNYLFAGPTGVGKTEVAKQLADTLGVELLRFDMSEYMEKHAVSRLIGAPPGYVGFDQGGLLTDGVDQHPHCVLLLDEIEKAHPDVFNILLQVMDHGELTDHNGRTVNFRNVVLIMTSNAGAQEQAKAAIGFGRDRREGEDTAAIERMFTPEFRNRLDAVISFAPLPKEVILQVVEKFVLQLEAQLLDRGVTIDLTPRAAEWLADKGYDDKMGARPLGRVIQEHIKKPLAEELLFGKLAKGGVVRVSMKKGELNLEILGPDQPRIPGDKPPLLTAD, from the coding sequence GTGCCTTCATTCTCGAGCACACTTGAACAAGCCATCCACGCGGCCCTTGCGGCGGCGAATGAACGGCGACATGAATTCGCAACGCTAGAGCATCTGCTGCTGGCGCTGTTGGAAGAACCCGATGCGGTGCGCGTCATGAAAGCGTGCAGCGTCGATCTGGACGAGTTACGCAGCACCTTGGTCGAATTCATCGACGAAGATCTGTCAAACCTCGTCACTGATATCGACGGGTCAGAAGCAGTACCGACTGCAGCCTTCCAGCGTGTCATTCAGCGCGCCGCGATCCACGTTCAAAGCTCTGGCCGCACAGAGGTGACCGGGGCCAATGTATTGGTGGCCATCTTCGCCGAACGTGAAAGCAACGCAGCCTATTTCCTGCAAGAGCAGGACATGACCCGTTATGACGCGGTAAACTTCATCGCACATGGTGTGGCCAAAGACCCGGCCTATGGAGAGAATCGTCCTGTAACGGGTGCTGATGAAGCCGAAGAAGAGGCTCAGACGACATCTGGTGACGCCGAGCAAAAAGAAAGTGCGCTTGGCAAATATTGCGTTGATCTGAACGCCAAATCACGCGCCGGTGATGTAGATCCGCTGATCGGACGCTCGGACGAGGTTGAACGCTGTATTCAGGTGCTGTGTCGCCGGCGCAAGAACAACCCGTTGCTGGTAGGTGACCCCGGTGTCGGCAAAACCGCCATCGCCGAAGGTCTGGCGCATAAGATCGTTGCGGGCGAGGCCCCGGACGTGTTGTCGGAAACCACCATCTACTCGCTCGATATGGGTGCCCTGCTTGCGGGAACTCGCTATCGCGGCGATTTCGAAGAGCGTCTGAAAGCGGTTGTGACCGAATTGGAAGAGCACCCTGATGCAGTTCTCTTCATCGACGAGATTCACACTGTGATCGGAGCGGGTGCAACCTCGGGCGGAGCGATGGATGCGTCGAACCTGCTGAAGCCAGCGCTTCAGGGTGGCAAACTGCGCACCATGGGCTCGACCACGTATAAAGAGTTCCGTCAGCATTTCGAAAAAGACCGCGCGCTGAGCCGCCGATTCCAGAAAATCGACGTGAACGAGCCGTCGGTCGAGGACAGTGTCAAAATTCTGCGCGGTCTGAAACCATATTTCGAAGAGCATCACTCGATCAAATATACTGCCGACGCGATCAAGACAGCTGTCGAATTGTCGGCGCGCTATATCAACGACCGCAAACTGCCCGACAAGGCCATCGACGTGATCGATGAGGCCGGGGCAGCGCAGCACCTGCTCGCCGAAAGCAAACGTCGCAAGACCATCGGCGTCAAAGAGATCGAGGCGGTGGTTGCCAAGATTGCGCGTATCCCACCCAAGAACGTCACCAAGGATGATGCCGAGGTTCTGAAAGATCTCGAAACCTCGCTGAAACGCGTGGTGTTTGGTCAAGATGAAGCGATCGAAGCGCTGTCCAGTGCGATCAAACTGGCGCGCGCCGGTCTGCGTGAGCCCGAAAAACCCATCGGCAACTATCTGTTCGCTGGCCCCACCGGTGTTGGCAAAACAGAGGTGGCGAAACAGTTGGCTGACACGCTTGGTGTTGAACTGCTGCGTTTCGACATGTCGGAATACATGGAGAAGCACGCGGTCAGCCGTCTGATCGGTGCGCCTCCGGGTTATGTCGGGTTTGATCAGGGTGGTTTGCTGACCGACGGTGTCGACCAGCACCCACATTGCGTCTTGTTGCTTGATGAGATCGAAAAAGCGCACCCGGACGTATTCAATATCCTGTTGCAGGTGATGGATCACGGCGAATTGACCGACCACAATGGCCGGACGGTGAATTTCCGCAACGTGGTCCTGATCATGACTTCGAACGCAGGTGCGCAGGAGCAGGCGAAAGCCGCCATCGGCTTTGGCCGCGACCGGCGCGAAGGTGAGGATACCGCAGCGATCGAACGTATGTTCACGCCGGAGTTCCGCAACCGCCTGGACGCTGTGATCTCATTTGCACCACTACCGAAAGAGGTCATTTTGCAGGTCGTTGAGAAGTTTGTCCTGCAGCTGGAAGCACAGTTGCTGGATCGTGGCGTGACCATCGATCTGACACCGCGTGCCGCCGAATGGCTGGCCGACAAGGGCTATGATGACAAGATGGGTGCGCGACCTCTGGGTCGTGTTATTCAGGAACACATCAAGAAACCTCTGGCCGAGGAACTGCTATTCGGCAAACTGGCCAAAGGCGGCGTGGTCCGTGTCTCGATGAAGAAGGGCGAGCTGAATCTGGAAATCCTGGGCCCCGATCAGCCCCGCATTCCGGGCGACAAGCCCCCGCTTTTGACGGCGGACTAA